The Brevibacterium atlanticum genome segment TCCTCGGGGTAGTCCGTGCGGAATTCCATCTCAGTCCTCTTCCTTCGTGTGACCGGCCTTCACACTGAATCCGCTCGGTCCTGGTCGGCCGGCTCCGGCGGCGCCGACGATGCGGGGGTCCTGCTGGTCGTCGTCCACGCGGGTGACCCGCACATGGGTGATCCGGTGGCGTCGGCCCTGCCCTTCCATCGCTTCGATGTTGAGTCCCTCGATGCTCGCATGCGAACCGTCGATGGGCACCCGGTCGATGAGCTTCGAGAGCAGTCCGCCGACGCTGTTGACATCGTCTTCGTCGATGCGCACGTCGAAGTATTCGGCGAAGTCCGAGATCGACATCCGGGTGCTGATGACGAACGTGCCGTCCGGTTCGGCGACGAGTTCGTCGTCGCCGCTGTCGTATTCGTCCTCGATCTCGCCGACGATCTCTTCGACGATGTCCTCGATGGTCACGAGCCCGGCAGTGCCGCCGTATTCGTCGATGAGGATCGCCAGGTGCGTCGAATCCAGCTGCATCTGCCGCAGCAGATCATCCGCGGGCTTCGTCTCGGGTACGAACAGCACGCTGCGGGCGAGGTTGCCGATCGGTCGGTCTGCGTCCTCCGGATGCAGGTGGAGGCGGCGGGCCACGTCCTTGAGGTAGGCGACCCCGCGGACGTCGTCGAGGTCCTCCCCGCACACGGGGATGCGGGAGAACCCGGAGCGGAAGAACAGGTTGAGCGTCTTCTGCAGTCCCACCTCGGCGTCGACGGTGATGAGGTCCGTACGTGGAACCATGACCTCGTTCGCCGAAGTGTCCGAGAGGTTGAACACGGATTGGATCATGTCGCGCTCGCCGTCTTCGATGATATCCGATTCGCTGGCCCGCTCGACGAGGTCGCGCAGCTGTTCCGAGGTGACGAACGGCCCGTCCTTGTAGACCTTGTCCGGGGTCAGCAGGTTGCCGAGGACGACGAGGATCCGTGTCAGGGGTTTGAGGACGACGAGGACGATGCGCACGACCCAACTGAGGTTGAGGCACACGGCCAGGGAACGGCGTTTGCCGATCGTGCGCGGGGAGACGCCGGCGATGATGAAGACCGCCACCGAGGCGGTGAGCACCGTGAGGAAGACCATGAGCGGTCCCACGGAATACGTGGAGTCATAGGCCAGGGCGATGAAGACCGTGGCCAGCGCCTCGAGGAAGTTGCGGACGAAGATGATGACG includes the following:
- a CDS encoding hemolysin family protein, whose protein sequence is MFAYFLGAALCLVIAAILSAVDAALLTVSHHAVEEAKEEGSRAAVRVERILADLPTNINVIIFVRNFLEALATVFIALAYDSTYSVGPLMVFLTVLTASVAVFIIAGVSPRTIGKRRSLAVCLNLSWVVRIVLVVLKPLTRILVVLGNLLTPDKVYKDGPFVTSEQLRDLVERASESDIIEDGERDMIQSVFNLSDTSANEVMVPRTDLITVDAEVGLQKTLNLFFRSGFSRIPVCGEDLDDVRGVAYLKDVARRLHLHPEDADRPIGNLARSVLFVPETKPADDLLRQMQLDSTHLAILIDEYGGTAGLVTIEDIVEEIVGEIEDEYDSGDDELVAEPDGTFVISTRMSISDFAEYFDVRIDEDDVNSVGGLLSKLIDRVPIDGSHASIEGLNIEAMEGQGRRHRITHVRVTRVDDDQQDPRIVGAAGAGRPGPSGFSVKAGHTKEED